The proteins below come from a single Cannabis sativa cultivar Pink pepper isolate KNU-18-1 chromosome 3, ASM2916894v1, whole genome shotgun sequence genomic window:
- the LOC115708762 gene encoding putative phytosulfokines 6 encodes MMIMKQSQLTHVFLIFSLFVFLLLCFQLDARLLAEEVQVGRGSTANNEKVNYDEEIVNEEWLVTGSKDDILELMGSRECDYKNEECLKRRMVAEAHLDYIYTQHHKP; translated from the exons ATGATGATCATGAAACAGTCCCAACTCACTCATGTGTTTCTCAtattttcactctttgtttttcttcttctttgctTCCAATTGGATGCTCGTTTACTGGCCGAGGAAGTACAAG TTGGGAGAGGGTCAACAGCTAATAATGAAAAAGTGAATTATGATGAAGAGATTGTCAATGAAGAATGGCTTGTTACAGGATCTAAAGATGATATTTTAGAA cTGATGGGATCAAGGGAATGTGATTATAAAAATGAAGAATGTCTGAAGAGAAGGATGGTTGCTGAGGCTCATTTGGATTACATTTACACCCAACATCACAAACCttag